One window from the genome of Amphiprion ocellaris isolate individual 3 ecotype Okinawa chromosome 23, ASM2253959v1, whole genome shotgun sequence encodes:
- the si:ch73-335l21.2 gene encoding RING finger domain-containing protein, giving the protein MTGDVAPAPQQGDPAAAAPSPSSGPGEPMDVECPICYQEYNQYNKCPRMLECLHVFCTECLQRIQLCPCEPPDTHSPPAIPCPLCRHLTPLEAGDALTLPCSSRILARLPPMAFRLPVTMATRLSTVTQGVVLSLEGNSRDTRFIILPTVSLRVQQMHPDRSYGTASGLVGEEEAIQQSKGTLFCVQLLAVIFWVLFVIICVVGVVFGPHFLNRNL; this is encoded by the coding sequence ATGACGGGAGATGTTGCCCCAGCTCCCCAGCAGGGGGacccagctgctgcagcaccCAGCCCCAGCAGTGGCCCTGGGGAGCCCATGGATGTGGAGTGTCCCATCTGCTACCAGGAGTACAACCAGTACAACAAATGCCCCCGGATGCTGGAGTGCCTCCATGTTTTTTGCACCGAGTGCCTCCAGAGGATCCAGCTCTGCCCCTGCGAGCCCCCGGACACCCACAGCCCACCAGCCATCCCCTGCCCCCTCTGCCGCCATTTAACCCCACTGGAGGCCGGGGACGCCCTCACCTTGCCCTGCAGCTCCCGCATCCTGGCCAGGCTGCCCCCCATGGCCTTCCGCCTGCCCGTGACCATGGCCACCCGTCTGTCCACGGTCACCCAGGGAGTGGTGCTGTCCCTAGAGGGCAACAGCAGGGACACGCGCTTCATCATCCTGCCCACCGTCAGCTTGCGGGTGCAGCAGATGCACCCAGACAGGTCGTACGGCACTGCGTCAGGCCTGGTGGGTGAGGAGGAGGCCATACAGCAGAGCAAGGGGACGCTGTTCTGTGTGCAGCTCCTGGCAGTCATCTTCTGGGTGCTGTTTGTGATCATCTGTGTGGTCGGAGTAGTGTTCGGACCACATTTCTTGAACAGGAATCTTTAA